The sequence CCATCGCTAGATCTTAAGATCCTTGAGGGTACTAGGCTTGGGGAGCTCTATAGAATAGCAATTGAAGATCGATCTTTTATAAAGGCTCTAGATCATTTAAGGGGGAAAGGGTTTGCAAGCCTTGTTGAAAACTATAACATATTATCTAAATATATGGATCCGGGATCCGCGATCTCAATAGCATCTGATATAGGTGCTGCCAAAGACCTCTCAAATATCGTTAAATCAGAGCCTTCACTATCAAGGCTTATATGCCCAGAGATAGATTTCATACTAGTTCAAACCGCTATAAGAATTTCCAGAGGAAAGGCTAAAGAATATATAGGCCCAGCAGAGCTCTCCAATATAGCATGTCGCATAGATAGGGGGGAGATCGAAGATCTTTATAGCTATAGGGAGGAGGAGAATATCATGAATGTGTTGAGGAAAATATATGGAACACAGCTAGTTCAGAGAAGTCTTGAAGAAAGCCTTATAAATATTACCAGTCATGTAAGGAAGACCGTTAGAAGCTCTTTAGAGGCAGCATTTTCATCATACCCATTTGACCCCAGTGTCGTGTGGGCAGCCATCAGGGTAAGGGTTATGGATGTAGAGGATATAATAGCTATAATCAATGGGAAAAAAGCAGGGCTACCCATAGAGATAATCAGAAAAATAATATCCATAACAGTTTAGAACTTAGATCTAGAAGCTACTCTTTTCAATGATGAATGCATCCCCTATACATCATCTCCTCTTCTATTTATTACTTAAAATTCTTACCCCTCTAATATGGGATCCGCATTTTCACTAATAGAATTTAAAATAAATAATTGAAGTGGGTTTTGGAGAAAACTATATCAGGTTTAGCGTTTATTATGGTACTCCTAGTATTAGCACTAGGATCGCAATTGCTATACCATATATAGCAATTCCCTCGCCAAGTACGACTATTAGGAAAGATCTTCCGAAGACCTCAGGCTTTTCCGTGAATGCGCTTATTGCTGCAGCACCTGCTAGCCCCACAGCTATTCCAGCACCTATGCCAGCCAGTCCCAGGGCGAGCCCAGCACCTATGAATCTTCCCATTCTCTCCCCGAATTCCTTTGCATTGAATGCGGCCTGCTGTAGCTCAAGCTGTTGTAGGAGCATTGTTGTTTGTGAAGTCCCTATTTGGATTAAAAGTGCTAGTGCTATTGATATTGCTACTGCAAAAGCGATTCCAGAGCCATATATAATCCAGGCGCTCCTCAAAGACCCTTTAGCCATCAAGTCCCCGGTTTAAGTAGTTGCATAATTTGCTTTAAAGCTTTATCCTTGGTATAAAGGATCTCGTTTTTCCTTTTAGCGAGAATCTCCTCTATCATTCTATCTATTTCAGTCTCGATTTCTTTTCTCTTATTCTCAAGAATATTATTGAACATGCTCAATAGATCTTCAGCCACGTGCAGCTCCCCTCGCCACCAATTTCTTCTTCATAAGCTTTAACCTTATAAATTCCTCTCTCATTCTCTCCTCTAAGACACTCCTAATCCTCTTGATAGTATTTACGTAGTTAGGTATTATTAGATAGTCAATTGCATTTATAAGCTTCTGGGTTCTCCTCAGCTCCTCTATAAGTCTCTTTAATGTTGCCTCTGCCTCTGCGAGCTTCACAATCTCCTCTAATGCATCTCTAAGCAATTCTATCGATACATCGAGGCTATACGGAGTGGTTCCAGGGGGATATTCTGGCTTCTGTATGCTCTCCCTATCGATGGTCAGAACAGGTATCTTAATACCAAACGCTGCCCTCTCACCAACAATCACAGATGCTGCCTTCCTCGTTGAAGATTCGATGCTCCTCAAACCCACTAGGCCGGCTTGTGAAACGGCTATTGAGTATTTCTCATACGCCTTTTTAAGCTTCTCCCTAACCGAGTTCTGAAGCCTTGTGAACTCCTCAATAGCTATTCTGATGTTTAGGAGTAGCACCTCCCTCTTATCCTCTAAAACCCTCCTAATCCTCCTTATAGTCGCATAGCTTCTCCTCAGGTTTATCAGATTTATCTTTGTGGGGAGCACAGATCTGGGGTCTATAGCCATGCTATCCTACGCACCCTTAGCCCTTCTTCTCGGATGGTACTTCTCTATATATACATCCTTTATATTGGTTAGCTCGCTTTCAGGGAGTATGGAGAGTACCTCCCACCCTATGTCTAGGGTCTCTTCAATAGATCTGTTCTCGTAGAAGCCTTGAGATAGGAATCTCCTCTCAAAGGCATCTGCGAATCTCAGATACTTCCTATCGGTCTCGGAGAGGCTCTCCTCACCAACTATTATTGCTAGGCTCCTCAGCTCCTGGCCTCTGGAGTAGGATGCGTAGAGCTGGTTACTAACATCACCATGATCCTCTCTCGTCTTGCCAGGCCCTATACCCTCCTTCATAAGCCTTGAGAGGCTCATAAGAACATTTACAGGCGGATATATACCCCTGTTATATAGACCTCTATCAAGCACTATCTGCCCCTCAGTTATATATCCAGTTAGATCTGGTATGGGGTGTGTTATATCATCTGCAGGCATTGTTAGGATTGGCATCTGAGTAATAGATCCCTTCTTACCTATAGCCCTTCCAGCCCTCTCATATATAGATGCTAGGTCTGAGTACATATATCCAGGATACCCCTGTCTCCCTGGAACCTCTTCCCTCGCAGAGCTGATCTCTCTGAGGGCCTCGCAATAGCTGGTCATATCTGTTAGGATCACGAGGACATGCATATCCCTCTCGAATGCGAGATACTCGGCTAGGGTTAGAGCCATTCTAGGGGTTATAAGCCTAACCATTGCAGGCTCATCAGCTAGGTTTATAAACATAGCAACCCTCTTTATAGCCCCTGTCTCCTCGAAGAACTTTCTAAAGAATAGAGCCTCATCATATTTGATCCCCATAGCAGCGAATACAACAGCGAACTCCTCCCTCTCACCTCTCACCGTTGCCTGCCTCGCTATCTGTGCTGCGAGCATATTGTGGGGAAGCCCTCCACCGCTGAATATAGGTAGCTTCTGACCCCTTACAAGGGTGTTCATACCATCTATAGCGGAGATCCCTGTTTGTATAAAATCCTCTGGATACGCCCTCGAAGCAGGATTTATCGGGGAGCCATTTATATCCCTTCTCTCCTCGGCAAGCACAGGCGGACCTCCATCGAGCGGTCTTCCAAGCCCATCGAAGATCCTTCCGAGCATTGCTTCCGATACAGGTGCTTCCATGGTTTTTCCTAGGAACCTTACCTTAGTACCTCTAGTGCTAATCCCCGTAGTACCCTCGAAAACCTGTACTACAGCATATCCCATACCAACCTCTAGAACTCTTCCACTCCTCTTCTCACCATTTGGTAGCTCTACCTCAACAAGCTCGTCAAAGGCTACACCGCTTGCTTTTTCAACTATTATTAGAGGACCTCTAATCTCTTTTATAGTCTCATATTCTCTATATTGTGAGATCTGAATCCCCATCTAGATCACCCAGCTAAGCTTCCAAGCCTCTCCAAGATCTTCTTTTCTAGCTCCTCCAACTTATTAAGCTCCTCATTAGGTATTGTGAACCTAGCCTTTATAAGCTCTGTCACAAGATCCTGGGTCTTCTCCCTTATAGCTTTAACGCTAACACCTGAGTCGACAAGCTTTTTAGCACTTCTATAGAAGCTCACTATAGCCCTCATAAGCATTACCTGCTTCTGTGGAGATGCAAATGCATCTATCTTGTCATAGGCGTTCTGCTTTAAGAACCCCTCCCTAATTATCCTCGCCACATCCATGACAAGCTTATCAGGTTCAGCAAGGTTTTCAGGCCCTATCAGCCTCACTATCTCTCTAAGCTCGTTCTCCCTCTGCAGGATCGAGTATATCGTATCCCTTAGCTCTCTCCAGTCCTTCGCAATATTATTGATCCACCACTTGGTCACAGTATCTACATAGGCTGAGTAGCTTGTGATCCAGTTTATAGCAGGGTAGTGCCTTGAATAGGCTAGAGCAGTATCTAGAGCCCAGAAAACCCTTATAAACCTCCTAGTATGGGTGGTCACAGGCTCTGTGAAATCAGCCCCTGGAGGGGATACAGCGCCTACAAGGGTTACAGACCCTATTCTCTCAGGCCTTCCAAGGGCTATAACCCTTCCAGCCCTCTCATAGAACTCTGCAAGCCTACTCTGTAGATAGCTTGGATAGCCCTCCTCGGCAGGCATCTCCTCAAGCCTCCCAGCGATCTCTCTCAAAGCCTCGGCCCACCTGCTTGTGGAATCCGCTACTAGTAGAACATCATAGCCCATGTCTCGATAATACTCGGCCATGGTGACCCCGACATAGATGCTAGCCTCCCTAGCTGATACTGGCATGTTGCTTGTATTCGCTATCAATATTGTTCTCTCCATTAACGGCCTCCCACTCCACGGATCCTTATATGTTGGGAACTTCTCCAGAACCTCGGTCATCTCATTACCCCTCTCGCCACATCCTATGTATATCACAACTCTTGCATCGCTCCACATAGCNNNNNNNNNNNNNNNNNNNNNNNNNNNNNNNNNNNNNNNNNNNNNNNNNNNNNNNNNNNNNNNNNNNNNNNNNNNNNNNNNNNNNNNNNNNNNNNNNNNNNNNNNNNNNNNNNNNNNNNNNNNNNNNNNNNNNNNNNNNNNNNNNNNNNNNNNNNNNNNNNNNNNNNNNNNNNNNNNNNNNNNNNNNNNNNNNNNNNNNNNNNNNNNNNNNNNNNNNNNNNNNNNNNNNNNNNNNNNNNNNNNNNNNNNNNNNNNNNNNNNNNNNNNNNNNNNNNNNNNNNNNNNNNNNNNNNNNNNNNNNNNNNNNNNNNNNNNNNNNNNNNNNNNNNNNNNNNNNNNNNNNNNNNNNNNNNNNNNNNNNNNNNNNNNNNNNNNNNNNNNNNNNNNNNNNNNNNNNNNNNNNNNNNNNNNNNNNNNNNNNNNNNNNNNNNNNNNNNNNNNNNNNNNNNNNNNNNNNNNNNNNNNNNNNNNNNNNNNNNNNNNNNNNNNNNNNNNNNNNNNNNNNNNNNNNNNNNNNNNNNNNNNNNNNNNNNNNNNNNNNNNNNNNNNNNNNNNNNNNNNNNNNNNNNNNNNNNNNNNNNNNNNNNNNNNNNNNNNNNNNNNNNNNNNNNNNNNNNNNNNNNNNNNNNNNNNNNNNNNNNNNNNNNNNNNNNNNNNNNNNNNNNNNNNNNNNNNNNNNNNNNNNNNNNNNNNNNNNNNNNNNNNNNNNNNNNNNNNNNNNNNNNNNNNNNNNNNNNNNNNNNNNNNNNNNNNNNNNNNNNNNNNNNNNNNNNNNNNNNNNNNNNNNNNNNNNNNNNNNNNNNNNNNNNNNNNNNNNNNNNNNNNNNNNNNNNNNNNNNNNNNNCCTCTCCTCTCCTCCATAGGCTCACCCAAACAATATTCTCGATATCCTAACTTTAAGCTCGTATAAGCTTGTCTCTATCACATGGTCAAGTGTGTAGTTATATCTAATTGATCTGTCTCTTGAAAGGGCTATAAAGCCTCCACTGATTTTTGCCCCACCAGAGACTGATCTGACTCTATCACCTGCACCTATCTCCTCTATAACCTCCTTAACAAGGCTTAGAGATGAATCGTTTGTCTCTATATACACCTCGCCCTCTAATGCTAGAACAGCCTCTAATGATCTCCTTAGAAACTTCTTATATAACTCTCTATTATCTAAAAGCTCCTTGATAAATCTATTTCTAACATCATCAACAACCTTGTTGATCCATATCTCGCGTCTCTGCTCAGCTATCTTTTTTAACTCAACCTCTAATTTAGATCTTGAGCTTTCAATTGTTCCTCGATATTTCTTGATACCCTCATCTATCCTGGATCTTAGCTCAGAGGCCTTTTTATTTATGAGATCTTCTAGATCCCTTTTAACATTATTCCTTAGCTCCTCAAACATCTTTTCAAGCCTCTCTAGGATCTCTGAGCTTATTTCCTCAACGATCTTCTGAGGATCACCATAGATCCTATATATCTCCGACATATTCTCACCCAACCCCTAGGGCTTTTTTCAGGAGAGACGCTGCATCTATGGGCTTTACATCGCTCCACATACTCGGTATAACCGTTATCACAGGCGCCCCTGGAGACATAGAGATCCTATCTATAACGTCTTGCACCATATCAGCCACATCCTTTGTCACTATTATCAGAGCAATATCTCCCGACTTAGATAGGGTTCTCAACTGCTTCTCAGCATCATCTACATTTTCAACGACAAAGCCCTCCACCCCAAGCATGCCGAAGGCGTTTACAACGTATCTATCTCCGAGAACCACTATCCTACCCTTTTTCATGAGCTCCCCAGAGTAGTCTCCTCTCTAAATAAATAAGCTTGGTTTATACAGAATATGTGGGGTTTTAAGAGGTGTTATAGGTGCTCCTGCCGGAGAAGATGGCTAGGATCTCTCTGTTGGTTTCAAAAAGGGATCTAGACCTAGCTGTCTACTCACTTATGGAGACAGGCTCATTCCAGCCTGTATCAAGACTGGGAGAGGGGAGGGCTTCTGAGAGGGCAAGGCTAATGCTACCAGCTATTGGTGAGGGTATATCGAGGTTAGAGCAGTATATGGGGCTTGTAGGTGTTAGAATAGGTCAGCTCAGGCTTAGCCAAGACATGGTTTTAGAGGGGAGTGAGTGGTTTGAGATATCATCGAAGCTTCTCCAATCCCTCAGAGAGATTGATGAGAAGTTCGAGGATCTATATAGAAGGGCTAGAGATCTACAGGAGAAGATCAGCAGCCTTGAACCTATAGCCCAGGTTATGAGTGTTTTAAGCGATATAGATATTGATCTCGAAAGGGTTGTGAATGGTAGGGTGTTGAGGGCATATATCTTTATATCTCAAAACGAAAGGCTGGAGAGGATCTTAAGCGCTATAGAGAAGAGGGTAGGATCATTAATAGCTATATCGAGACCCCTTGATGAAAATAGCAGCGTGCTCTTGATAATAACCAAGAGAAGGGATGAGGAAATCAAAGAGATAGCTAGGCAGGAGAAGGCTAGAGAGATAGAGGTTCCAAAGGGCTACCCGCTAAATCCAAAGATGCTTTCAGAGCAGCTGAATAGAGAGCTCGAGGAATCCAGGTCTGAGCTAAACAGGGTTAGGGAAACAGCATCGAAGATCTATGAAGAGATATCGGATAAATTCCTAGAAACATATGCAGGGCTTGTCACAGCTAGAGAGGCTCTCTACCTACTGGCAAGGTCTAGGGATAAAGGTAGATATGCTCTTATAGAAGGCTATATTCCGAAGAGCTCTATAGAGGATTCTCTAAAGATCATCAGAAGTAGGCTTGGCGATAGAGCTATTGTTGAGGTTAAAGAGATCGGCAGGCTTGAGAGAAATCTGGATGAAGAGCCTCCTTCAAAATACTCTGTGCCGAAGAGGCTCCAGACATTTAAAATGATCTCAGAGCTATATGGCCCTCCAAGCTATAGAGAGGTTGTTCCTATCTATATAACAGCCATAACCTTCCCCCTCATATTCGGCCTCATGTTCCCAGATCTAGGGCATGGATTGGTTCTCCTAATAGCTGGGATTATATTTTATAAAATACTTGGTAGAGAAAATAGATCTTATAGGGAGTTGGGGGAGCTTGTGATATATGTCTCGCTAGCAGCCATAATAGCTGGAATCCTATCCGGAGAATTTTTCGGCCCAGCAACACCTGTTTCCAAATATATTGAGGAACATCTATATAGCGGGGCAACACCGCCTCTAGCGGTTCCAATAGGTAAAGAGGAGGGAGGCGCTGTTGGTGAGGCATTGATGCGCCTCATATTCCTATCCTTAAGAATCGGTGGGGCTACACTGGTGCTTTCAACATTGCTGGGGATGGTTAACTCATTATTAGAGAGGGATTTTGAAAAAATGGTGGCAAGGGATATCCCGAGATTCCTTTTATTCCTATCAGTTGCAGCACCTGTTTTTATATATCAAAGCATAGAGCTGGCCGGCCAGACATATGGATATCTAGCCTTTATAACACCATCGCCGGGGGGATTGGCGCCTGATGTTATCAAGGGGCTCCTATATCTAGGGCTTATATGGATCTTCCTTGGCGAGGTAGCTGTTGAATCTATGAAGCACGGGATATCATATGGGATCAAGAAGCTCGTAGATGGATTTATGGAGTTCTTCGACACAATAATAATATTAATAGGTAATACAATAAGCTATCTCAGGATCATGGGGATAGCGCTAGCACATATAGCAATAATAATCGCCTTCTACCAGCCTGTGAAGAGCATGATAGATGCTGGTGGCATCATATCCCTACCAGCCTGGATACTATATGCTGTAGGAAACTTACTAGATATAGGGCTGGAATCAATAGTAGCATTCGCCCACACACTCAGGCTACATCTCTATGAAATGTTCGGAAAATTCTATATGGGAGTAGGAAAGCCCTACGAACCCCTTAAACCACCAATGATAAAGGTGGAGATAAAGAAATAGGAGGGGCGGCGCGGATCCAAAGCCCCGCATCCTTGACCGCTAGACGACCCGGCTCCAATATATAGAAATATAGAGGAACCTTAAAACTTTAGAGGAAGGGATCCTCCTATAGTTACTAGCTCATCTCCATATAATACTTTACAACTAAAAGCCCCGCCCCTTTAAGGCAGAGAGGGGGTCAGTAACAAACCGAATATATTTATAATTATAATAATGTGTTTATGTATTTGGGGGATTAAGGTATATAGGCTGTCTTGACTTGTGTATCTATGAGACATAATAGTGAGGTATAGTGGAATGCCAGCAGATCCTAGATTCATTGTTGATACCATGTTGGGTAACCTAGCTAGGTGGCTTAGAATCCTGGGCTATGATGCAATATATAGCCCTACCATGGAGGATTGGGCTATATTGAGAATAGCTGAGAGAGATAAAAGGATAATTGTGACTAGGGATGTTGGGCTATATAGAAGGGCAATTAAAAAGGGTTTGGAAGCGGTATTGATAGACTCGATAAAAGTAGATGAGATGTTGAGAACGCTTGTTAAAAAATATGGTCTGAGAACTAGTTTTGATGAGAATGATACGAGATGTCCTAAATGCAATAATGTGCTTAGAAAAACCACATCGCTAATTGAGATTAGCAGTAAGGTTGATAAGGAGGTAGCACTCTCCTACAAGGTGTTCTGGATATGCAGCTCATGCGGTAAGGTTTATTGGAAGGGCAGGCATTGGAGAACCATAGAAGAAATATTATCGAGTATCTAATCTCCTCCCCATCCTAAGAATGGATCCTCATTTATAAGGGTAGATTGGAAGAGCGACCGCTAAATAGGAGATCTTCATATCTACTTCTTCGTTACCTGTGTGGCAGGCGTCTTACCAACTTCCGTAAACGGGATATAAGCGCCTCCTGCCCATGTATGGCCACATTTTGGGCATCTCCATATACCAACAGCTATTCTCTCCAAAACCGATTTCTTCCTACATCTTGGGCATTCATATTCCTGATATCTCTTCTCCATAACCTCTTTCCACCGCTTTCTAAGGCTAGAGCCATATCTAGCGCCAAACCTCCCAGCTATCCCAACAACCTTCTTCCTAGGCATTTGTGACCAATGCCTATATAGTTACAACCCTTATAGGCTTACAACTAGAAGCCTTGCTCCTCTAAGGTGAGAAGGAGGTCAGATCTATCCTTCTCCTTCTTCTAGAATGATCTTCTGTTCTTTAGAACACCTTCTAGCTCCTTTAACCTGCTTCACAATTATATTTATAGGGTAAAAGGGATCGTAGCTTTGTTGCTTCTCTAATTTTTATATGTTGAGAACTGAATATGGATTAGGAAATATATTGAGGGTGGGTATTGCATATAGCATTGGGGATCCTGCTGGGAGGGGTATAGCGAGGAGGATCATAGATAGGCGGAGGCTTATATGTGGAAAGTCTCTTGATCCTAGGGCTGATGATGTGTGCGAGGATCAGTATATTAGGTTGGTGGGCTTTTTAGATGATGTTATATATCTAGAATATCTAGATGATTTCTTCCATCAATATGATGCTGTGATTGTTTTATCAAGGCATAGAGCCTCTTCTGGGATACCGAGTCTGACTGTACATTATACAGGCAACCCCAGCTCTGAAGCCCTGTATGGGGGGAAGCCTAGGAAGCTTGCTATAAGCATGCCTAGCCTAGGCTCATCCCTTCTCTATACCATATACAGAGAAGCTAGATCCTCGGGGCTTGGATCTCTATTCAGCATTACATATGAGGCAACGCATCACGGACCTACAGAGAATAGACTCCCCATAGTATTTGTTGAAATAGGGTCTTCTGAGAAAGAGTGGATCCTCGGTGAGGCCCATGAGGCTTGGGCTAGAGCTATAGATGAGGCGATAGCATCTAGGATAGAGTGTTCATCAATAGGAATTGGGGTTGGGGGTAATCACTACCCCAGTAGATTCACAGGGTTAACAATAGAAAGGAGAATTTGTCTCGGTCATATAATACCTAGATATATATTGAAGGGGCTTAGCTATGAGGAAGTGATCGATATAGTTGGGCAGGCTATTAAAGCATCTAGCGAGAAGATCGAGACTGTATATATTGAGGAGAAGGCGGCTCAAGCAAATAAGCTAAAGGCTATAGAGAAGATAGCATCTGAGTTCTCCCTCAAAATAGAATATCTATAGCATCTCGGATGGCGCCCATGATAAAGATATATTTCTTAGGAACAGGTGCAGGTGCGCCAACCCCTAGTAGATGGGCATCATCGATACTAATCAGCGTTGGATCATCAAACTATCTCTTTGACTGCGGAGAGGGATGTCAGCTAAGGCTCTCAAGCCTAGGTATATCTCCGCTCAAAATCACATCGATCTTCATCACACACGAGCATGGAGACCATGTTCTCGGGGTTCCACCACTTATTGAGAGCATGTCCCATCATGGGAGGAAATCCCCTCTATATATTGTAACCCCCAACACTATTGCCAATATGATAGAGGGGGTGGTTAGAACAACGAGCAGGGGTATAGGTTTTGAAATAATCTATAGAAGCCCCGAAGAGGGGTATGAGGATAGCAATGTGGGTGTGAAGGGCTTTAGAACATGTCACTCTAGCGAGAGCTGGGGTTATAGGGTGGAGGTGAAGAAAAGGAAGCTGGTAATATGTTATTCAGGCGATACAAGCCCCTGTGAATCCCTTGCTAGGGAGTGTTATAGTGCATATATACTGATCCATGAGGCTACATTTACGTTGGAAAATGCTGCAGATGCGAAGGAATCGATGCATTCAACGGCGTATGATGCAGCTAAACTGGCACAGGCTATTAACGCGAGATATCTATATCTAACACATATAAGCTCGAGATATAAGGATCAACGTGTTGTCCTTGAAGAGGCACAATCAATCTTTAGAAATGTTAGAATAGCTGAAGATCTAATGGTTACATATATAATATAAAACTATTTCTATATATATAATGTGTTTACTATTAATAATCTAAACCAATATTAATAATCATGCTTATATATCCCTTAAAGCTATATGATAGGGTGATATTAGGTGGAGACCCTTGAAAGGGTGAGAATCACTGTTAGGGTAAATGGCAAGCTATATACCCATGAGGTGGAGCCCAGGCTCCTACTGGTTCACTATATAAGGGACTATCTAGGGCTCACAGGAACCCATATAGGGTGTGATACATCTAACTGTGGTGCGTGTACCGTTATACTAAATGGGAGGGCTGTTAAGTCATGCACATTATATGCCTTTATGGCTGATGGTGGAGAGATCCTAACTATAGAGGGGCTTGAGAAGGATGGCAAGCTCCACCCGATTCAAGAGGCTTTCTGGGAGAACCATGCCCTGCAATGCGGATTCTGCACCCCTGGTATGATAATGACCCTCTATGACTTCCTCCAGCGGAATCCAAAGCCTAATGAGGAGGAGGTTAGAAGGGCTATTGAGGGTAATCTATGCAGGTGCACTGGATATCAGAACATTGTTAAAGCTGCTCTCTGGGCTGCTGAGAGAATGCGCGGTGGGGGTGGGGGTAGGTGAGCATAATATATAAAGCTAGGCCAACACAGCATCTAGGCAAGCCTGTGAAGAGGAAGGAGGATCCTAAACTAATTACGGGTAGAGGCCTCTATGTTGATGATATAAAGCTTCCAGGCATGTTATATGCGGCTTTCCTTAGATCCCCATATGCACATGCAAAGATCAAGAGTATAGATGTTTCTAAAGCACTGAGAATCCCTGGAGTGGTTGCAGCATACACAGGCAAGGATTTCAGGGGCAAGATAGGGCCGATACCAACTGGGTGGCTACTAACCGGCGCAGATCTCAAGGTTCCGGAGTGGCCAGCAGTAGCATATGATAAGGTTAGATTTGCTGGGGAGATAGTTGCTGTAGTTGTTGCAAGCGATCCATATAGGGCTAGAGATGCTCTAGACGCTATAGAGGTTGACTATGAACCCCTACAAGCTGTTGTGAATGTAGAAGACGCTATAAAGCCAGGGGCTCCACAGCTGCATGAGGGTGTGCCCAACAATATAGCGTTTAGATGGAGACTCAAGGGTGGAGAGGATTTTGAGGATATAAGTAAGAAAGCCGATAAGGTGATCAAGCAGAGGATGGTTAACCAGAGGCTAATACCATCGGCTATGGAGCCTAGAGGGGCTGTAGCTGAATATAATAGATATACGGGGGAGCTAACCCTATGGGTTACCTCGCAGAACCCCCATGTTCATAGGCTGCTCCTCTCAGGAATTCTGGGGATACCCGAGAATAAGTTGAGGGTAATAGCACCAGATGTTGGTGGGGGGTTTGGAAGTAAGATACCTGTATATCCATTGGAGGCGATTGTAGCTAGATTAGCAATGGATCTTGGAAGACCTGTTAAGTATGTTGAGACTAGGAGGGAGAACTTCCTAGGAACAATACATGGTAGGGATCATGTGGAGTATGTGGAGGCAGCTATTAAAAATGACGGCACAGTCCTCGGGCTAAGGGTTAGAACCCTAGCCAATATGGGGGCATATCTAAGCACAGCAGCCCCAGGCGTCCCAACGATTCTCTTTGGAACTATGCTCTCAGGCCCATATAAGATAAGATCTGTCGATGTAGAGGTTACCGGGGTGTTTACAAATACCACGCCTGTTGATGCATATAGAGGTGCTGGGAGGCCCGAGGCAACATATATATTAGAGAGGGTCATGGATCTTGTTGCTAGAGAGCTTAACATGGATCCAGCTGATGTTAGGAGGAAGAACCTAATCCCAGAGGCGCCTTATACAGTGGTTACAGGCCTCACATACGATAGTGGAAAATATCTAGAGGTATTTGAAAGGGCTCTCAAGATAGCTGATTATGAGGGGTGGAGGAAGAGACAGATCGAGGCGAGGAAAGAGGGTAGGCTGATAGGGATTGGGATTGCAAGCTATATAGAGGTATGTGGGCTAGCCCCCTCAAGAATAGCTAGAGCCACAGGCTTTGGTCTAGGCCTGTGGGAGAGCGCTATAGTTAGGGTGCATCCAAGCGGTAAGGTCACAGTATATACTGGGACAAGCCCACATGGACAGGGAGAGGATGTTGCATTTGCACAGATTGTGGCAGAAGAGCTAGGGGTCTCCACAGAAGATGTCGAGGTGATCCATGGCGACACCGCTCTTGTACAGTTTGGTA is a genomic window of Sulfolobales archaeon containing:
- a CDS encoding V-type ATPase 116kDa subunit family protein — encoded protein: MLLPEKMARISLLVSKRDLDLAVYSLMETGSFQPVSRLGEGRASERARLMLPAIGEGISRLEQYMGLVGVRIGQLRLSQDMVLEGSEWFEISSKLLQSLREIDEKFEDLYRRARDLQEKISSLEPIAQVMSVLSDIDIDLERVVNGRVLRAYIFISQNERLERILSAIEKRVGSLIAISRPLDENSSVLLIITKRRDEEIKEIARQEKAREIEVPKGYPLNPKMLSEQLNRELEESRSELNRVRETASKIYEEISDKFLETYAGLVTAREALYLLARSRDKGRYALIEGYIPKSSIEDSLKIIRSRLGDRAIVEVKEIGRLERNLDEEPPSKYSVPKRLQTFKMISELYGPPSYREVVPIYITAITFPLIFGLMFPDLGHGLVLLIAGIIFYKILGRENRSYRELGELVIYVSLAAIIAGILSGEFFGPATPVSKYIEEHLYSGATPPLAVPIGKEEGGAVGEALMRLIFLSLRIGGATLVLSTLLGMVNSLLERDFEKMVARDIPRFLLFLSVAAPVFIYQSIELAGQTYGYLAFITPSPGGLAPDVIKGLLYLGLIWIFLGEVAVESMKHGISYGIKKLVDGFMEFFDTIIILIGNTISYLRIMGIALAHIAIIIAFYQPVKSMIDAGGIISLPAWILYAVGNLLDIGLESIVAFAHTLRLHLYEMFGKFYMGVGKPYEPLKPPMIKVEIKK
- a CDS encoding Mut7-C RNAse domain-containing protein → MRYSGMPADPRFIVDTMLGNLARWLRILGYDAIYSPTMEDWAILRIAERDKRIIVTRDVGLYRRAIKKGLEAVLIDSIKVDEMLRTLVKKYGLRTSFDENDTRCPKCNNVLRKTTSLIEISSKVDKEVALSYKVFWICSSCGKVYWKGRHWRTIEEILSSI
- a CDS encoding 50S ribosomal protein L37ae — its product is MPRKKVVGIAGRFGARYGSSLRKRWKEVMEKRYQEYECPRCRKKSVLERIAVGIWRCPKCGHTWAGGAYIPFTEVGKTPATQVTKK
- a CDS encoding D-aminoacyl-tRNA deacylase, with product MGIAYSIGDPAGRGIARRIIDRRRLICGKSLDPRADDVCEDQYIRLVGFLDDVIYLEYLDDFFHQYDAVIVLSRHRASSGIPSLTVHYTGNPSSEALYGGKPRKLAISMPSLGSSLLYTIYREARSSGLGSLFSITYEATHHGPTENRLPIVFVEIGSSEKEWILGEAHEAWARAIDEAIASRIECSSIGIGVGGNHYPSRFTGLTIERRICLGHIIPRYILKGLSYEEVIDIVGQAIKASSEKIETVYIEEKAAQANKLKAIEKIASEFSLKIEYL
- a CDS encoding ribonuclease Z — encoded protein: MIKIYFLGTGAGAPTPSRWASSILISVGSSNYLFDCGEGCQLRLSSLGISPLKITSIFITHEHGDHVLGVPPLIESMSHHGRKSPLYIVTPNTIANMIEGVVRTTSRGIGFEIIYRSPEEGYEDSNVGVKGFRTCHSSESWGYRVEVKKRKLVICYSGDTSPCESLARECYSAYILIHEATFTLENAADAKESMHSTAYDAAKLAQAINARYLYLTHISSRYKDQRVVLEEAQSIFRNVRIAEDLMVTYII
- a CDS encoding (2Fe-2S)-binding protein — its product is METLERVRITVRVNGKLYTHEVEPRLLLVHYIRDYLGLTGTHIGCDTSNCGACTVILNGRAVKSCTLYAFMADGGEILTIEGLEKDGKLHPIQEAFWENHALQCGFCTPGMIMTLYDFLQRNPKPNEEEVRRAIEGNLCRCTGYQNIVKAALWAAERMRGGGGGR